ATCCAAATTCATTTTGGGACTAATTTCTTGTTGTGATAGTGGCTGTTGAAGGCGATGTGTCTTAACACTCTAATTTCTGAGTAGTATCTGTAAGTTATAGCGACGACTCTCATGTGGTTGTTTGCACCATTTTGACTCAGCTACAAGTATTTTGCGCGACAGTGTTGATGTTTGACACGACTATTTGTGAATAAAGTTTCAGGTTTTTGTACTAAAAGGTAGTGATGTAGTATTATGTTGAGTCGGGTGGTTAGGGAGTTAGACACGCAGTAGTAGCTAAAGTGAAGTTTCAAAGTACTTGACCATGATGCCATTCAGGAAGGTAGTGCTGAACTGCCAGTAGAGTTGGCTGGTGATCTTGTGCTTTTCTCTATAGAAAGCATTGGAActaggaaatttgagaactatgtTTATTTAAACTGATACGCTCATAAATCTTCTGAATGTTAGATTTTGTTTCTCGATGTTTCTGGAATTGAACTGAGGTGTCGTCAACTGTAGTTATGCACGTTACTGTGTGCAGTTAACTAGATATTCACCAAATGGCGATTTGATATATGCAGGGTGTACCTCTCTTCACCAAAATCCTCTGCAAGTGCTGGATCACTTTCTTCGGTCTATGAAACCAAAGCTTGCATCACTCATGAGTCTTCTCCTTCAAAAGGATCACTCAAAGCTTTTATGTTACTCAAAGAAAACCCTGCTACTCAGGTATACTCCCCTTTAATCTTATAATATGTCATCTCTTTGAATGGTTAATGTGAATTTTAGTGTGAGCTATATGTTGTTTTATCTGTTATGCTTGGTTTTAACGTTAATCTATTTATATTCAAGCTGTTCTTGTATCTTGAGCCCCTTGAATCCTAGTCCAGTTACTTGATCTCATACTTATATCTTCCTCTGATGTTGTGCTTAAACTGTAAAGCTCTTTTATGGTCACCTGTAATGCACGTCGCTGTAGAATAGTGCTGGGTGGCAACGGAAAACAAGGAACTGTTGTGACTGTAAATTACGCTAGAGTAGTGTTTCTTTCTTACTTTCTCCATCCGCTGTGATGGTATGTACAAGGAACTGTTATGCCTTGCTCTAGAATGATTCTTCAAAAAATATGTGCTTAATAGCCGAGGACTCATGATACTGTTGAACTATGGCTATACGTCTATACATCAGTCACTATGACTTCTTCTTATGACTGTAAATATGGACTGATAGAACCTTTTCTTTTTATATTTCATTTATAGTAAACGTGTGATAAATGGAGTCGGCTTTGGGTGATTTCGGGGCTGTTGCTAAGGTCATTGCTGGTTCAAGTTATTTTCAATTGAGTCTTTACGACTCTTGCCAACCAAGTTTTTTTTGGTCATTTCAATCATGCCTGTAAAGGTTTGCCTGGGGTAATTTTTTAGTCAATCTGGATTCAGGATTATGTTGGGTTGTTAGTTTTGGGTTTGGGCTCCATCAATCATATCGGAGATTATTGTTTCTTCGTCTTCTTCAATTTCTGCAGTGTCAACCAGGTCAGAAAGAGTGCCTTGATTATGCCCACCCATTCCAAATGGCAGTAGATTATTGCTGTAGCCTTGTCTAAATTGATCTTTTGTTTTTGCAGATTTTTTAGAATGGCATTCTCTGTCTCTCTAACGTCAGCAAATCCACTCTTTTTAATGCTGTTGTGAGCTTCTTCCTCTCTTAATGCGGATACTCTTTTCAACGCTGAATGCCCACCATTTGTTTGATTATATGCCAATATcacattttttgaattttagccTTTCTAGTCAATAGTGGTCTTGAAAAATGTTCTTTTACTTCAGTTTACTTATTGATTGCTAAAGTTCTTTTACTTCAGTTCATCTTAGTTAACTTGTTCTTAGATCTTGGAATATTTTGTGAATGTTTATGGCGTTGAGTAATTGGTGAAAACAGAAGCTCATTTTGCGTTGTTGCATGGAAGCCTGGAATGTTATGATATTGAAGATGCGATTTGCcatgttgttgctgctgctggtGTTCAACTCCCTTTTATCCCGGTTAACTTCTTTAACATCACTACTCTTTACTTGTTAGTTATTATTTCTCCGATTCTTACTATAATCATTAATTACCTGCTTCTATTATTTACCCCATTGAAACCATGTCCATCTACATCTTCTCGGCAAACAGTCATGTAAAAGGTCTTGAATTTAAGAATCAAATTTATCGTTGAGTGCGATAAAAAATGCTGACCTATGTCATATGTGTAGATGTCAATCAATTTTTCATGTGACTCACACAATCTGCGTAGGCTAAAATGATACTAGGAAGCAGCATTTGGTGGATTTGTTGAATAACAGGTGCTTCAAAATGAGATTGTTACATAATCACTAATGCTTCAGTAGCTTGAATCGCATTTTCCTTATGTATTTCTTAATTGTTTTTTTCATGTACAAAGCTATGCTTCCGACTCCCCAGAGCACCAGATTATGCACAGACCAAGATTTGGAAGCATTGGCAGGTGGTGTATATATTAGAAAGGTTTCTATTAGAAACACAGATGAGGCATTTTATCAATATGCTGTAAGTTTTCTACTTGGGAGTGTCAAATCTCTTATTGCTGGCTTAGAAAGTGTGTAAAAAAATTCCA
This genomic window from Silene latifolia isolate original U9 population unplaced genomic scaffold, ASM4854445v1 scaffold_235, whole genome shotgun sequence contains:
- the LOC141638931 gene encoding uncharacterized protein LOC141638931; protein product: MPPSLTSCLSSSPSLLLSFNAPIMAATAPKHTAGCTSLHQNPLQVLDHFLRSMKPKLASLMSLLLQKDHSKLLCYSKKTLLLRFFRMAFSVSLTSANPLFLMLLSSFCVVAWKPGML